In Gadus morhua chromosome 2, gadMor3.0, whole genome shotgun sequence, a single window of DNA contains:
- the zgc:103625 gene encoding methyltransferase-like 26 B isoform X2 yields MLLSPLAERNWEDVCSVLEEVLEDQSDRELFALELGSGTGQHVIHFARKIPFITWQPSDIKEEFLDSIRAYIVAAKVTNVRQPIHLDASEPWDKWAGLTHNSCDVVVAINLLQYSSFTTAQGLFIGAGQILKEDGILIIYGAYAMNGMITPSCNEDLDAEIKKMNPEWGLPDIDVLRQLAFGNRLRMERIIEMEDYKKCLIFRRL; encoded by the exons ATGTTATTGTCGCCTCTAGCAGAGAGGAACTGGGAGGATGTCTGctcggtgctggaggaggtgctggaagACCAGTCCGACAGGGAGCTGTTTGCCCTGGAACTGGGATCTGGCACTGGGCAGCACGTGATACACTTTGCCCGGAAGATACCATTCATCACCTGGCAACCGTCAGATATCAAAGAGGAGTTTCTGGACAG TATAAGGGCTTATATCGTGGCCGCTAAAGTCACGAATGTACGGCAGCCAATTCACCTGGACGCAAGCGAGCCCTGGGACAAGTGGGCGGGTCTCACCCACAACTCCTGTGATGTCGTCGTCGCCATCAACCTGCTGCAGTACAGCTCCTTCACAACGGCCCAg GGTCTTTTCATTGGAGCAGGTCAGATCCTTAAAGAAGATGGTATTCTGATAATTTATGGG GCATATGCAATGAATGGCATGATTACTCCAAGTTGCAATGAAGACTTGGATGCAGAGATAAAAAAGAT GAATCCAGAATGGGGGCTCCCAGACATAGACGTACTGAGACAACTTGCCTTTGGTAACCGACTGCGGATGGAAAGGATA ATTGAAATGGAGGATTACAAGAAATGCCTTATCTTCAGAAGGCTGTGA
- the mrpl12 gene encoding large ribosomal subunit protein bL12m, whose protein sequence is MYCTRYCIRTALRIAGNTHRQELLRQTPALCTLRHLKTTTANPSGAILAPPLDGAPKQYSPKIQQLVNDIASLTLLEVSDLNDLLKKTLNIQDVGMMPMGAMAAPAAQATEEDDLPVKKEQTHFIVKLTELKAAEKVKLIKEVKNCMQGLNLVQAKKLVESLPQEIRVNVSKEEAEKLKAALEAAGGTVVLE, encoded by the exons ATGTATTGCACCAGATACTGCATTAGGACCGCGCTGCGGATCGCGGGAAACACACACCG GCAAGAACTCTTACGGCAGACGCCAGCCCTATGTACGCTCAGACATTTAAAGACAACTACAGCAAACCCCTCCGGTGCCATATTGGCCCCCCCTCTGGACGGGGCACCCAAACAGTATTCCCCCAAAATCCAACAGCTGGTCAACGACATAGCGAGTCTAACCTTACTAGAGGTGTCGGACCTTAATGACCTACTCAAG AAAACCTTGAACATTCAAGATGTAGGAATGATGCCTATGGGGGCCATGGCAGCCCCTGCAGCGCAG GCCACAGAGGAGGACGACCTTCCGGTCAAGAAGGAGCAGACCCATTTCATCGTGAAACTGACAGAACTGAAGGCAGCGGAGAAAGTCAAACTCATAAAGGAAGTGAAGAACTGCATGCAGGGCTTGAATCTGGTGCAG GCCAAGAAGCTGGTGGAGAGCCTACCCCAGGAGATCCGGGTCAACGTGTCCAAAGAGGAGGCCGAGAAACTCAAAGCAGCCCTGGAGGCCGCAGGAGGCACCGTGGTGTTGGAGTAA
- the zgc:103625 gene encoding methyltransferase-like 26 B isoform X1, with amino-acid sequence MLLSPLAERNWEDVCSVLEEVLEDQSDRELFALELGSGTGQHVIHFARKIPFITWQPSDIKEEFLDSIRAYIVAAKVTNVRQPIHLDASEPWDKWAGLTHNSCDVVVAINLLQYSSFTTAQGLFIGAGQILKEDGILIIYGAYAMNGMITPSCNEDLDAEIKKMNPEWGLPDIDVLRQLAFGNRLRMERIVSSSIAHDCPLICFYLCYSVCTY; translated from the exons ATGTTATTGTCGCCTCTAGCAGAGAGGAACTGGGAGGATGTCTGctcggtgctggaggaggtgctggaagACCAGTCCGACAGGGAGCTGTTTGCCCTGGAACTGGGATCTGGCACTGGGCAGCACGTGATACACTTTGCCCGGAAGATACCATTCATCACCTGGCAACCGTCAGATATCAAAGAGGAGTTTCTGGACAG TATAAGGGCTTATATCGTGGCCGCTAAAGTCACGAATGTACGGCAGCCAATTCACCTGGACGCAAGCGAGCCCTGGGACAAGTGGGCGGGTCTCACCCACAACTCCTGTGATGTCGTCGTCGCCATCAACCTGCTGCAGTACAGCTCCTTCACAACGGCCCAg GGTCTTTTCATTGGAGCAGGTCAGATCCTTAAAGAAGATGGTATTCTGATAATTTATGGG GCATATGCAATGAATGGCATGATTACTCCAAGTTGCAATGAAGACTTGGATGCAGAGATAAAAAAGAT GAATCCAGAATGGGGGCTCCCAGACATAGACGTACTGAGACAACTTGCCTTTGGTAACCGACTGCGGATGGAAAGGATAGTAAGTAGCTCGATTGCACATGATTGCCCTTTAATATGTTTCTATCTTTGCTATAGTGTGTGCACATATTGA